atataatgataattattattattatcattattattatatatgcatacTTGCTCTCTAGCAGATCACGCAAAAACTGCATACATTGGAAATGTACCCACAGTTTTTTTCCACTCGCCGCTTGCTGAtcctttttcaaataaaactgaaaagaATTGTACAGCAACTTCcacttcttttttatcaaattgatGGAAAATCTTCctaaaaaaaagacagaaataCATAATTCGATAAATCAGTATTTTTTCACTCAACTCAAATAGACTTGACTCAATTGCAATTGTCTTTAGAGCATAAAATAACCTTATGGAAAAACCCTTCACGAGACGAATGTAGAATTGTTCAATATACAACAAGTATTGAGCGCTTAATAGTTTCAATATTGGTCAATGCTACATTGGTTGCAATACTTTTGCCTGGTAAGAGAATGAACAGagcattgaattaattatcttaattgttTCATGAATTTTCcaattacaaaataacaatattaccGTCCAGAGCTGCAAACACTTCTTTCCAGAGCTTTATCCTTACTTGCGGCCTGCGTTTAACCCTAGGTAGATTGTAGTTCCACAATCCAGATCGTCGAAAAACTTCATCGATCAGCTGTTGTTCTATAACTACCTTCTTCGCATTGGATCGGCTCATTGTGCTGTAAATTTACAGCAAAATTTACTGCACGTGGCGTATTCGTGACGACGACGGCTTCTGTACCATCAGCCATCAAGCTGTTGCTATATCTCCGTTCTCTACacataacaataacaataacaataa
This window of the Linepithema humile isolate Giens D197 chromosome 1, Lhum_UNIL_v1.0, whole genome shotgun sequence genome carries:
- the LOC136996838 gene encoding uncharacterized protein isoform X2, whose product is MSRSNAKKVVIEQQLIDEVFRRSGLWNYNLPRVKRRPQVRIKLWKEVFAALDGRFSINLIKKKWKLLYNSFQFYLKKDQQAASGKKLWVHFQCMQFLRDLLESKNYRNIELPKFSDSHSDLSEMASPLYDSSTDHGSHCSTSCI